One Cyanobacteria bacterium FACHB-DQ100 DNA segment encodes these proteins:
- a CDS encoding cobalt-precorrin-6A reductase: MKKRLLILGGTTEATQLAAKASELPNLDVISSLAGRTQQPHHPLGDLRIGGFGGAVGLFHYLQDQQIDLLIDATHPFAAQISWNAATAADRASIPRLAIVRPVWETEPHWIEVESNEAAAGLLPEIAKRIFLTIGRQELATFAHLTQLWFLMRMIDPPVAGTPIPPGEVLLARPPFSVAQERSWMQSYNIQAIVSKNSGGVATVAKLVAARELELPVVMVQRPTMPEGASVSDVDAALLWINQQL, encoded by the coding sequence GTGAAAAAACGATTGCTCATTCTGGGCGGCACAACAGAAGCAACACAATTGGCAGCAAAAGCCTCAGAACTTCCCAATTTAGATGTGATTTCTTCACTGGCTGGACGCACTCAACAGCCACATCATCCTTTGGGAGACCTGCGGATTGGGGGGTTCGGGGGCGCAGTAGGACTGTTTCACTATCTGCAAGACCAGCAGATTGATTTACTAATTGATGCTACGCATCCGTTTGCGGCTCAGATTTCGTGGAATGCGGCAACCGCCGCCGATCGCGCTTCGATTCCAAGATTAGCGATCGTCCGTCCTGTCTGGGAAACTGAACCCCATTGGATCGAAGTCGAAAGCAATGAAGCCGCAGCAGGTCTGTTACCGGAGATTGCAAAGCGAATTTTTTTGACGATCGGGCGACAGGAACTCGCAACATTTGCTCATCTCACACAGCTATGGTTTCTGATGCGAATGATTGATCCTCCCGTTGCAGGAACGCCAATTCCACCGGGAGAGGTTTTGTTAGCGCGTCCACCGTTTTCAGTTGCACAAGAGCGATCGTGGATGCAGAGTTATAACATTCAAGCCATTGTCAGTAAAAATAGCGGCGGTGTTGCAACCGTTGCTAAGCTAGTTGCAGCTCGTGAGTTAGAACTACCTGTTGTGATGGTGCAGCGTCCAACGATGCCAGAGGGAGCCTCTGTTTCTGATGTTGATGCTGCATTGTTGTGGATCAATCAACAGCTTTGA
- the cbiE gene encoding precorrin-6y C5,15-methyltransferase (decarboxylating) subunit CbiE, translating into MEKWLSIVGIGDDGIDGVASIARSRIEQAEILVGGDRHLAMLPADSRPRIRWTSPIEDSIQKLLSYRGRSVCVLASGDPMCYGIGATLVRRIAIDEMIIIPAPSAFSLACSRLGWSMSEVETLSLCGRDPALLNAVLYSRARILVLSADRQTPGIVAQMLRDRGLAESSIIVLEHLGGTQERILASTAADWNHTDIADLNTIAITCSNAPVPPRVPGLPDAAYQHDGQLTKREIRSVTLSTLAPLPGQLLWDVGAGCGSIAIEWMRSDRRCQAIAIESNADRLKLIAQNANTLGVPNLKIVAGKAPIALQHLPQPDTIFIGGGLTTPDVVETCWRSLRSGGRLVANAVTVETEAQLFQWQSQIGGELSRIAVQRAEPIGKFLGWKAMSPITQWSVIKAVD; encoded by the coding sequence ATGGAGAAATGGTTGTCGATCGTTGGAATTGGCGATGATGGAATAGACGGGGTTGCCTCAATCGCTCGATCGCGGATTGAGCAAGCTGAAATTCTGGTCGGCGGCGATCGTCACTTGGCAATGCTGCCTGCTGATTCGCGCCCTAGAATTCGCTGGACTTCTCCAATCGAAGATTCAATTCAAAAGCTGTTGAGCTATCGGGGGCGATCGGTGTGTGTATTAGCTAGCGGCGATCCGATGTGTTACGGCATTGGTGCAACTTTGGTTCGTCGCATTGCGATCGATGAAATGATTATTATTCCTGCGCCTTCGGCATTCAGTCTGGCTTGTTCTCGCTTGGGTTGGTCGATGTCTGAAGTCGAAACCCTGAGTCTTTGTGGTCGCGATCCAGCGTTACTAAATGCGGTGCTGTATTCGAGGGCGCGAATTTTAGTGTTAAGCGCCGATCGTCAAACGCCTGGAATTGTGGCTCAAATGCTGCGCGATCGTGGCTTAGCGGAAAGTTCAATAATCGTGCTAGAGCATTTGGGTGGAACCCAAGAACGCATTCTTGCAAGTACCGCTGCTGATTGGAATCATACCGATATTGCAGATCTCAACACGATCGCGATCACTTGCTCAAATGCGCCTGTCCCTCCTCGCGTCCCAGGACTGCCCGATGCTGCTTATCAACACGATGGACAGTTAACTAAACGCGAAATCCGATCCGTTACCCTTTCGACGCTTGCACCGCTACCCGGACAGCTGCTTTGGGATGTGGGGGCTGGCTGTGGCTCAATTGCGATCGAATGGATGCGCTCCGATCGCCGATGTCAAGCAATAGCAATTGAATCGAACGCCGATCGCTTAAAGTTAATTGCTCAAAATGCCAATACGCTCGGTGTTCCCAATCTCAAAATCGTTGCGGGAAAAGCACCGATCGCGCTTCAGCATCTTCCTCAACCGGACACCATTTTTATCGGTGGCGGATTGACCACACCGGATGTCGTGGAAACCTGCTGGCGATCGCTGCGTTCGGGTGGGCGACTGGTTGCAAATGCTGTCACAGTTGAAACCGAAGCACAATTGTTTCAGTGGCAAAGTCAAATTGGGGGAGAACTTAGCCGAATTGCTGTTCAGAGAGCAGAACCGATCGGAAAGTTCTTGGGCTGGAAAGCAATGTCACCGATTACGCAATGGTCTGTGATCAAAGCTGTTGATTGA
- the bioA gene encoding adenosylmethionine--8-amino-7-oxononanoate transaminase: MNAHSPIWRPFTQMKTTPEPLKVKRGDGVWLELEDDRRILDCISSWWVTIHGHSHPALAEALYQQAQQLEHVIFAGFTHDPAERLARNLLAHLPSELTRVFFSDNGSTSVEVALKMAYQYWRNLGEQRSTFITFEGGYHGDTIGAMSIGSGSTWWQPFRDLMFETALVPFPATYRGDSTIERKEAEVLETIEQLLKQQNIIGIFIEPLIQGAGGMRMCRPQFLQALRTLADQFNVLLIYDEVMTGFGRTGELFACVKSAATPDIICLSKGLSGGCLPLSVTIANEAIYQAFYQDDPTQAFYHGHSYTGNPLACATGVVSLELLTQNPNAYKRLEDLHWKFLDRYLLAHSRLKQFRVCGTIAAMEIKTDDESGYFNAIAPRLRSKFLEAGFLLRPLGDTLYIMPPYCITADELESIYEVIDRTLSAL, from the coding sequence ATGAACGCACACTCTCCGATCTGGCGACCTTTCACGCAGATGAAAACCACCCCTGAACCGTTAAAAGTGAAGCGGGGCGACGGAGTTTGGCTAGAACTTGAAGACGATCGCCGCATTCTCGATTGTATTTCTAGCTGGTGGGTAACTATTCATGGTCATAGTCATCCTGCTTTGGCTGAAGCGCTTTATCAACAGGCTCAACAGCTAGAGCATGTGATTTTTGCTGGATTCACGCATGATCCGGCTGAGCGATTGGCGCGTAATCTATTAGCTCACTTACCGTCTGAGCTAACGCGAGTTTTCTTTTCTGATAATGGTTCAACTTCGGTAGAAGTAGCGCTGAAAATGGCATATCAATACTGGCGCAACCTTGGAGAACAACGCAGCACATTTATTACCTTTGAGGGGGGCTACCACGGGGACACGATCGGTGCCATGTCGATCGGTTCTGGCTCAACTTGGTGGCAGCCATTCCGCGATTTGATGTTCGAGACTGCGTTAGTTCCGTTTCCGGCAACTTATCGAGGGGATTCAACGATCGAGCGCAAAGAAGCAGAAGTTTTAGAGACGATCGAACAATTACTCAAACAACAAAACATCATTGGCATTTTCATCGAGCCTCTGATTCAGGGGGCGGGTGGAATGCGAATGTGTCGCCCTCAATTTTTACAAGCACTGAGGACATTAGCAGATCAGTTTAATGTGTTGCTCATCTATGATGAAGTTATGACGGGGTTTGGGCGGACGGGTGAACTGTTTGCCTGTGTGAAATCTGCTGCAACCCCTGACATTATTTGCTTATCCAAAGGTCTGTCCGGTGGATGTCTACCGCTTTCAGTGACGATCGCAAACGAAGCGATTTATCAAGCCTTCTATCAAGATGATCCCACTCAAGCGTTTTATCACGGACATTCTTACACCGGAAATCCCCTCGCTTGTGCAACCGGAGTTGTCTCCCTGGAATTACTGACACAAAATCCGAATGCGTATAAACGCTTAGAAGACCTGCATTGGAAATTTCTCGATCGCTATCTGCTGGCTCATTCGCGCTTAAAGCAGTTCCGCGTCTGCGGTACGATCGCGGCAATGGAGATCAAGACCGACGACGAATCCGGCTACTTTAATGCGATCGCTCCCCGGCTGCGATCGAAATTCCTGGAAGCGGGATTTCTGTTGCGCCCCCTCGGAGATACGCTCTACATCATGCCACCCTACTGCATTACAGCCGATGAACTCGAATCGATTTATGAGGTTATCGATCGCACTTTATCAGCACTGTAG